One Natrinema salaciae genomic region harbors:
- a CDS encoding histone, which produces MNVELPFAPVDTIIRRNAGDLRVSADASKELATRIQEHGSELAIDAAEEATADGRKTLMAGDFGVERVVDKDDLELPVAPVDRIARLEIDDRYRVSMNARVALADILEDYADNVARAAAILARHADRRTITDDDIETYFSLFE; this is translated from the coding sequence ATGAACGTCGAACTCCCGTTCGCCCCGGTGGATACGATCATCCGGCGGAACGCGGGCGATCTTCGGGTGAGTGCCGACGCGTCGAAGGAACTCGCAACACGGATTCAGGAACACGGGAGCGAACTCGCGATCGATGCCGCCGAGGAGGCCACGGCGGACGGCCGCAAGACGCTGATGGCGGGCGATTTCGGCGTCGAGCGGGTCGTCGACAAGGACGACCTCGAGCTGCCGGTCGCTCCGGTCGATCGCATCGCCAGACTGGAGATCGACGACCGATATCGCGTTTCGATGAACGCACGCGTCGCGCTGGCCGATATCCTCGAGGACTACGCCGACAACGTCGCCCGGGCCGCGGCGATCCTCGCGCGTCACGCCGACCGTCGGACCATCACCGACGACGACATCGAGACGTACTTCTCGTTGTTCGAGTGA
- a CDS encoding single-stranded DNA binding protein, protein MSDIEGVYEDLEADVSLEEFREAVEAKVEQMGGLADEETAAMLVAHEVGESEVGGIADIEPGMEEAKFVAKVISIGEVRTFERDGEDEDGQVVNVEVADETGSVRAAFWDDHAEAAIEELEAGQVLRIKGRPKEGFSGVEVSVDDVEPDDETEIDVQVSDTYTVEDLSLGLSNVNLVGLILDTDSVRTFDRDDGSEGKVSNLVLGDSTGRIRVTLWDEQADLATELEAGTTVEVIDGYVKDRDGTLELHVGNRGAVEAVDEEVEYVPESTPIDDLEIDQTVDIAGVVRSADPKRTFDRDDGSEGQVRNIRVQDATGDIRVALWGEKADTDVGPGDEVALGDVEIQDGWQDDLEASAGWQSTITILESESSDSGAGETDASGSTDANAGLSAFAGDDGSGEDTADTADLETDTDSDSDSDEPSDGEELEFTGVVVQAGDPIVLDDGETTMSVATDADVGLGEEVTARGVVRDGRLEANDVF, encoded by the coding sequence ATGAGCGACATCGAGGGCGTATATGAGGACCTCGAGGCCGACGTTTCTCTCGAGGAGTTTCGCGAGGCCGTCGAGGCGAAAGTCGAGCAGATGGGGGGACTCGCGGACGAGGAGACGGCGGCGATGCTCGTCGCTCACGAGGTTGGCGAGAGCGAAGTCGGCGGTATCGCCGACATCGAACCCGGGATGGAAGAGGCCAAGTTCGTCGCCAAGGTGATCTCGATCGGCGAGGTGCGGACCTTCGAACGCGACGGCGAGGACGAGGACGGCCAGGTCGTCAACGTCGAGGTGGCGGACGAGACCGGCTCCGTTCGAGCGGCCTTCTGGGACGACCACGCGGAAGCCGCGATCGAGGAACTCGAGGCGGGACAGGTCTTGCGGATCAAGGGCCGCCCCAAAGAGGGGTTTTCGGGCGTCGAGGTCAGCGTCGACGACGTCGAACCCGACGACGAGACCGAGATCGACGTGCAGGTCTCGGATACCTACACCGTCGAGGACCTCTCGCTGGGTCTCTCGAACGTCAACCTCGTCGGACTGATTCTGGACACCGACAGCGTGCGCACGTTCGACCGCGACGACGGCTCCGAAGGGAAGGTCTCGAACCTCGTGCTGGGCGACTCGACCGGCCGGATCCGCGTGACGCTCTGGGACGAGCAGGCCGATCTGGCCACCGAACTCGAGGCCGGCACGACCGTCGAGGTGATCGACGGCTACGTCAAGGACCGCGACGGGACCCTCGAACTCCACGTCGGTAATCGCGGTGCCGTCGAAGCGGTCGACGAGGAGGTCGAGTACGTACCGGAGAGCACGCCGATCGACGACCTCGAGATCGATCAGACGGTCGACATCGCGGGCGTCGTCCGCTCGGCCGATCCGAAGCGAACCTTCGACCGCGACGACGGCTCGGAGGGACAGGTACGGAACATCCGCGTTCAGGACGCGACCGGCGACATCCGCGTGGCCCTCTGGGGCGAGAAAGCAGACACCGACGTGGGACCGGGCGACGAGGTCGCGCTCGGCGACGTCGAAATCCAGGACGGCTGGCAGGACGACCTCGAGGCCTCCGCGGGGTGGCAGTCGACGATCACGATCCTCGAGTCGGAGTCGTCCGACTCCGGCGCTGGCGAAACCGATGCGAGCGGCTCGACCGATGCGAACGCCGGCCTGTCTGCCTTCGCCGGCGACGACGGGTCGGGCGAGGATACAGCGGACACCGCCGATCTGGAAACCGATACCGACTCCGACTCCGACTCCGACGAACCGTCCGACGGCGAGGAACTCGAGTTCACCGGCGTCGTCGTGCAGGCCGGCGATCCGATCGTACTCGACGACGGCGAAACGACGATGAGCGTCGCGACCGACGCTGACGTCGGTCTCGGCGAAGAGGTGACCGCCCGCGGAGTCGTCCGCGACGGCCGCCTCGAGGCAAACGACGTGTTCTGA